One part of the Eucalyptus grandis isolate ANBG69807.140 chromosome 10, ASM1654582v1, whole genome shotgun sequence genome encodes these proteins:
- the LOC104420955 gene encoding mediator of RNA polymerase II transcription subunit 15a isoform X2 — translation MMDNNNWRPTPPAGVGGGGAEAALDGGDWRGQLPPESRDRIVNKIMETLKRHLPVSGPEGLQELKKIAVRFEEKIYTAATSQSDYLRKISLKMLTMETKSQNTIPNALPSNPAGNSIMQSQIQNQGQSIPNSLAVNQPQARQQLLVQNIQNNVPSGVQASASLSSTLPSVSGLNQSSIPNTIGQNNNMQNMPSVSQNSLGNSLGQGLNSNMFVNSRQLQARQQMVSQQQQQQSQNSQQYIYQQQQYQQQLLKQKLQPVVPHSLMSSQFQQQQQQQQQQNMLQPTQLQASQQSVLQTSSVMQPSMQPAPLAGLQQNQQSSVPQSTQSMLQQHQGLRQQQSQQAVHQQQASLSQQPMLTPQQQQQHQLSSQQMMQQNQLAGQQNNMGDMQQQQQQRLLNPQNNLQNIQQQQQQQQQQLMPQQNNLTNIHPQQMAPQSNVPGLNQQQQMVGSQSGNSSMQVGQHQVHVLQQSKVPVQQQIQGGASNLLASQGQQSQAQPMQQQLMSQIQQQPAQLQQQVGLQQQANLLQRDMHQRLQASGSLVQQQNVIDQQKQLYPSQRPLSETSTMSIDSSAQTGHSAGGDWQEEAYQKMKSMRDAYLSELNEMYQKISMRLQQHESLPQQPKSDQLDKLKNFKLMLERVIAILQVNKSEINPSFKEKLVHYEKQIINIINTSRPRKVAMQQGQLPPPHMHSMQQQQQQQSQPQITQVQSHDNQMNPQLQSMNLQGSVASMQQNNMGNLHHNSMSSLSGVSNAQQTMISSLQPNSNMDSGQNNALNTMQQVGMGPMQQNPVSAPQQVNMSTMPQQGGVNMLQSNVNTHQSNSNMLQHQHIKQQQEQQILQTQQQFKQQYQQRQMQQQMKQQLLHQQQQQQQHQHQLQQAKQQLPSQLQTHQIPQLHQMNDGSDIKIRPGMGVKQGVFQQHHSATQRSSFPHQQLKSGASFPTSSPQLLQAASPQIPQNSSPQIDQQNAHSLTKAGTPLQSSNSPFVVPSPATPLAPSPMPGESEKPISGISSLSNAGNIGNQQPSAAPAPAPSLAIGTPGISASPLLAEFGPDGAHGNASAVVSSKSTVTEQPFERLIKAVKSMSPQALNSAVNDIGSVVSMVDRIAGSAPGNGSRAAVGEDLVAMTKCRLQARNFMTQDGTSGNRKMRRHTSAMPLNVVSSAGSVNDSFKQFTGAESSDLESTATSSIKRPRIEANHVLLEEIREINQRLIDTVVDISDEDVNPSATVAVAEGGEGVIVKCSFNAVALSPNLRSQYASAQMSPIQPLRLLVPTNYPNCSPVLLDKFPVEVSKEYEDLSVKAKSRFSISLRSLSQPMSLRDIARTWDDCARAVILEYAQQRGGGSFSSKYGTWENCLSAA, via the exons ATGATGGATAACAATAACTGGAGGCCGACGCCGCCGGCCGGTGTGGGAGGCGGGGGTGCTGAAGCTGCGCTCGACGGGGGCGATTGGAGGGGTCAATTGCCGCCCGAATCGCGGGATAGGATCGTCAACAAGAT AATGGAGACCTTGAAGAGACACCTTCCTGTTTCTGGTCCAGAGGGTTTGCAAGAACTCAAGAAAATTGCCGTGCGGTTTGAGGAAAAAATTTACACTGCTGCAACAAGCCAG TCCGATTATTTAAGGAAGATATCTTTGAAGATGCTGACAATGGAGACAAAGTCTCAGAATACCATACCTAATGCTTTGCCATCTAACCCTGCTGGGAATAGCA TTATGCAGtcacaaattcaaaatcaaggCCAATCAATTCCTAATTCCTTAGCTGTGAATCAGCCTCAAGCACGTCAACAGTTATTGGTTCAGAATATTCAGAATAATGTTCCATCTGGAGTTCAGGCTTCAGCCAGTCTATCGTCTACATTGCCATCTGTCTCTGGCTTGAACCAATCTTCCATCCCGAATACTATTGGCCAAAACAACAACATGCAAAATATGCCTAGTGTTTCTCAGAACTCACTGGGGAACTCACTGGGCCAAGGTCTCAATAGCAACATGTTCGTAAATTCTCGGCAACTTCAAGCTAGGCAACAGATGGTTTCccaacagcaacaacaacagtCTCAGAATTCACAGCAGTATATTTACCAGCAGCAGCAATACCAACAGCAGCTTTTGAAGCAGAAGCTTCAACCGGTGGTCCCACATTCGCTCATGTCATCTCAATtccaacaacagcagcagcaacagcagcaacagAATATGCTACAGCCGACTCAGCTGCAGGCTTCTCAGCAGTCTGTCCTCCAAACATCTTCTGTCATGCAGCCATCAATGCAACCAGCTCCTCTAGCTGGTCTCCAACAAAATCAACAGTCTTCAGTTCCACAGTCAACACAGTCCATGCTTCAGCAACATCAAGGTCTGAGGCAACAGCAGTCTCAGCAGGCTGTTCATCAACAGCAAGCATCTTTGTCACAGCAGCCGATGTTGACTCcacagcagcaacagcagcatcAGCTTTCAAGTCAACAGATGATGCAGCAGAACCAGTTGGCCGGTCAACAAAATAACATGGGAGAtatgcagcagcagcagcagcagagatTGCTTAACCCACAGAATAATCTGCAAAACatccagcagcagcagcagcagcagcagcagcagttgATGCCTCAACAAAACAATCTCACAAATATTCATCCTCAGCAAATGGCTCCTCAAAGTAATGTTCCTGGGTTGAATCAGCAGCAACAAATGGTTGGGTCTCAATCTGGTAACTCTAGCATGCAGGTTGGTCAGCACCAAGTTCACGTGCTTCAACAGTCCAAAGTTCCTGTACAGCAACAAATACAAGGTGGTGCATCAAATTTGCTAGCCTCTCAAGGACAACAATCACAAGCTCAGCCAATGCAGCAACAGTTGATGTCACAGATTCAACAGCAACCTGCACAATTGCAGCAGCAGGTGGGCCTGCAACAACAGGCCAATTTATTGCAGCGAGATATGCATCAGAGACTTCAAGCATCTGGATCATTGGTTCAACAGCAGAATGTGATTGATCAGCAAAAGCAATTGTACCCATCGCAAAGACCCCTGTCAGAGACATCGACAA TGTCTATTGATAGCTCTGCCCAAACGGGGCATTCGGCTGGGGGTGACTGGCAAGAGGAGGCTTACCAAAAG ATGAAATCCATGAGGGATGCATATTTATCTGAATTGAATGAGATGTACCAGAAAATCTCTATGAGGTTACAGCAG CATGAGTCTCTTCCGCAACAGCCAAAGTCAGATCAACttgacaaattgaaaaattttaaattgatgtTGGAGCGCGTAATTGCTATTTTGCAAGTTAACAAATCTGAAATAAATCCTTCTTTCAAGGAGAAGCTAGTTCATTATGAGAAACAGATTATAAACATTATCAACACAAGCAGGCCCAGGAAAGTAGCTATGCAACAAGGGCAACTTCCCCCTCCTCATATGCACTCaatgcagcagcagcagcagcagcaatcGCAACCTCAAATTACTCAAGTGCAGTCACATGATAATCAAATGAACCCTCAGTTACAATCAATGAATTTACAAGGTTCTGTAGCATCAATGCAGCAGAACAATATGGGAAATTTGCATCATAATTCCATGTCTTCTTTGTCTGGGGTTTCAAATGCACAGCAAACCATGATTAGTTCACTACAGCCAAATTCCAATATGGACTCTGGACAAAATAATGCCCTGAATACAATGCAGCAGGTTGGTATGGGACCTATGCAGCAGAATCCTGTTAGTGCTCCACAGCAGGTGAACATGAGCACCATGCCGCAACAGGGTGGGGTAAACATGTTACAATCAAATGTTAACACCCATCAGTCTAATTCCAATATGCTTCAACATCAGCATATCAAACAGCAACAGGAACAACAGATACTACAGACACAGCAGCAGTTCAAGCAACAGTATCAGCAACGTCAAATGCAGCAACAAATGAAACAACAGCTTCTgcatcagcagcagcagcaacagcagcatcAGCATCAGCTACAGCAGGCTAAGCAGCAGCTTCCTTCACAACTGCAGACTCAtcaaataccacaacttcatcagaTGAATGATGGAAGTGATATAAAAATAAGACCAGGCATGGGGGTGAAGCAAGGAGTCTTTCAGCAACATCACTCAGCGACACAGCGCTCCTCTTTTCCGCATCAACAGCTGAAATCAGGAGCTTCATTTCCTACCTCTTCCCCTCAGCTTCTCCAGGCTGCATCCCCTCAAATTCCGCAGAACTCATCTCCACAGATTGATCAGCAGAATGCGCATTCTTTAACTAAAGCTGGAACTCCTTTGCAATCTTCAAATTCACCTTTTGTTGTTCCATCTCCAGCTACTCCCTTGGCTCCATCGCCCATGCCAGGGGAGTCTGAGAAACCTATATCTGGCATTTCCTCCCTTTCTAATGCTGGAAACATTGGAAATCAGCAACCAAGTGCTGCCCCAGCACCAGCCCCTTCCCTTGCCATTGGCACTCCTGGTATATCGGCTTCACCCCTGCTCGCAGAGTTTGGTCCAGACGGTGCTCATGGTAATGCATCTGCTGTTGTCTCCAGCAAGTCAACCGTGACTGAGCAGCCTTTTGAGCGACTAATTAAAGCG GTTAAATCAATGTCACCCCAAGCATTGAATTCTGCAGTCAATGACATTGGTTCAGTTGTTAGCATGGTTGATAGGATAGCAGGATCAGCTCCTGGAAATGGATCTAGGGCTGCTGTTGGTGAGGATCTAGTTGCTATGACTAAATGTCGCTTGCAAGCCAGAAATTTCATGACACAAGATGGGACATCTGGAAATAGGAAAATGAGGCGTCACACAAGTGCAATGCCTTTGAATGTTGTATCATCAGCTGGCAGTGTAAATGATAGTTTTAAGCAGTTCACAGGTGCAGAGTCTTCTGATTTGGAGTCAACTGCAACATCCAGTATCAAAAGGCCAAGGATTGAG gcaAACCACGTCCTGTTGgaagaaataagagaaataaATCAGCGTCTTATAGATACTGTGGTAGATATTAGTGATGAAGATGTTAATCCAAGTGCGACTGTTGCTGTCgcggagggaggggagggagtcATTGTCAAGTGCTCTTTCAATGCTGTTGCTCTGAGCCCAAACTTGAGGTCACAGTATGCTTCAGCACAAATG TCACCAATTCAGCCTTTACGGTTGCTTGTACCTACAAATTACCCCAATTGCTCCCCTGTGCTTTTGGACAAATTTCCTGTTGAAGTGAG TAAAGAATATGAAGATCTTTCCGTTAAGGCGAAGTCAAGGTTCAGCATATCCCTTCGAAGCCTTTCACAACCGATGTCACTTAGGGACATAGCAAGAACTTGGGACGATTGTGCCCGTGCGGTTATTTTGGAATATGCTCAGCAGAGAGGGGGAGGCAGCTTCAGCTCAAAGTATGGGACCTGGGAGAACTGTTTGAGCGCCGCATAG